The following coding sequences are from one Carassius gibelio isolate Cgi1373 ecotype wild population from Czech Republic chromosome B7, carGib1.2-hapl.c, whole genome shotgun sequence window:
- the LOC127961674 gene encoding inositol hexakisphosphate and diphosphoinositol-pentakisphosphate kinase 2-like isoform X2, whose protein sequence is MSEPSSPGESQCGAPRFFVGCAEDESEGLDDYTSMRTDMELYEDDLEDDSPPERQIVVGICCMMKKSKSKPMTQILERLCKFEYITVVIFPEDVVLNEPVEKWPLCDCLISFHSKGFPLDKAASYVKLRNPLLINDLNMQYYIQDRREVYRILQEEGIDLPRYAVLNRDPDKPDECNLVEGEDQVEVNGEVFLKPFVEKPVSAEDHNVYIYYPTSAGGGSQRLFRKIGSRSSVYSPESCVRKTGSYIYEEFMPTDGTDVKVYTVGPDYAHAEARKSPALDGKVERDSEGKEIRYPVMLTAMEKLVARKVCLAFKQTVCGFDLLRANGHSYVCDVNGFSFVKNSMKYYDDCAKILGNIVMRELAPQFQIPWSIPTEAEDIPIVPTTSGTMMELRCVIAVIRHGDRTPKQKMKMEVRNPMFFELFEKYDGYKTGKLKLKKPKQLQEVLDITRTLLADIGQHTDCEIEEKSSKLEQLKTVLEMYGHFSGINRKVQLTYLPHGQPKTSSEEEDTRKESPSILLVLKWGGELTPAGRVQAEELGRAFRCMYPGGQGDYAGFPGCGLLRLHSTYRHDLKIYASDEGRVQMTAAAFAKGLLALEGELTPILVQMVKSANMNGLLDNDIESLSGCQQRVKARLHEIMQKDEIFTEDDFDRLAPTCSSSLVNSMKAVENPVSMCDQVYTLVQSLTSQIRKRLEDPKSADLQLYHSETLEMMLQRWSKLERDFRMKSGRYDISKIPDIYDCVKYDVQHNSSLGLEDTLELFKLSRELANIVIPQEYGINKVEKLDIAYAYCLPLVKKIQLDLQRTHEDESVNKLHPLYSRGVLSPGRHVRTRLYFTSESHVHSLLSIFRYGGLLDEVKDQQWKRAMDYLSEVTELNYMTQIVIMLYEDNNKDPSSEERFHVELHFSPGVKVSEEESAPMGFGFRPASAENDQKQTDPGSLENLIRDEPDRALPLLETISSQRKSPLIRNRKTGSMEVLSESSSSKGGSYRLFPSCSRQSPEMKQSGLGSQCAGLFSTTVLGGSSSAPNLQDYARTHRKKFPSGSLTYKDELLSMPAVKRFSVSFAKHPTNEPLEEHQVAQLLRRFSNDPKIGHPFCLDSAYAHHLHQCSYHLRLFRNWLISGQDPLEYLYGFEGCSMVPSIYPLETLHNSLSLKQVNEFLTTVCENAGDSHTRTTRALSAMFDSQNQPTGDSYIPHRVLSSSVSLRQRSDRPPWYSSGPSSTVSSAGPSSPTTADTSPRFSFSEKITLTPQSSEETHPAPHNNSHCVSSTSETSLPSEDPHPSVPSPILERPSQIAVDSTDSAGQCLTESPFCDEAPSPAPDEPSSSESFCRLSDSLPVLLELRESSSEAGSSAQTPLTPEEPDEFFDTQETLDVWRGSPGTLPHPGTPLEVGSPHVPEP, encoded by the exons ATGTCAGAGCCCAGCAGCCCCGGCGAGAGCCAGTGCGGCGCTCCCAGATTCTTCGTGGGCTGCGCGGAGGATGAGAGCGAAGGCCTGGACGACTACACCAGCATGAGGACAGACATGGAGCTGTACGAAGATGACCTGGAGGATGACTCG CCTCCAGAGCGTCAGATCGTGGTGGGGATTTGCTGTATGATGAAGAAATCCAAGTCCAAACCCATGACTCAGATCTTGGAGCGTCTTTGCAAGTTTGAGTACATCACAGTGGTCATCTTTCCAGAGGACGTCGTACTCAATGAGCCGGTGGAGAAGTGGCCACTCTGTGACTGCCTGATCTCATTTCACTCGAAAG GTTTCCCCTTGGATAAGGCAGCGAGTTATGTAAAACTGCGCAACCCACTGCTCATCAATGATCTGAATATGCAGTATTACATACAGGATAG GAGGGAAGTATATCGTATCCTGCAGGAGGAGGGGATAGATCTTCCACGCTACGCTGTGTTAAACCGTGACCCTGACAAACCTGATG AGTGTAACCTGGTTGAGGGAGAAGACCAAGTTGAAGTCAACGGTGAAGTCTTTCTAAAACCCTTTGTAGAGAAGCCAGTTTCTGCTGAGGACCATAATGTGTACATCTACTACCCAACTTCAGCTGGAGGAGGCAGCCAGCGTCTCTTTAGAAAG ATTGGGAGCAGAAGCAGTGTTTACTCTCCAGAGAGCTGTGTGAGGAAAACTGGCTCCTATATCTATGAAGAGTTCATGCCAACTGATGGCACAGATGTGAAG GTGTATACAGTAGGGCCAGACTACGCTCACGCAGAGGCTCGTAAGTCTCCTGCTCTCGACGGGAAAGTTGAGCGAGACAGCGAAGGCAAAGAAATCCGCTACCCAGTCATGCTCACTGCCATGGAGAAGCTTGTGGCCCGTAAAGTGTGTCTGGCATTCAAG CAAACAGTGTGTGGATTCGATCTTCTCCGAGCCAATGGCCACTCATATGTGTGTGATGTCAATGGATTCAGCTTCGTGAAGAATTCCATGAAGTACTATGATGACTGTGCTAAGATCCTGGG AAATATTGTGATGAGGGAGCTGGCTCCTCAGTTCCAGATCCCCTGGTCCATACCGACAGAGGCAGAGGACATTCCTATTGTACCCACTACATCAGGGACCAT GATGGAGCTTCGCTGTGTGATAGCTGTGATCCGTCATGGAGATCGTACACCAAAGCAGAAGATGAAGATGGAAGTGCGCAATCCCAT GTTCTTTGAGCTTTTTGAAAAATACGATGGGTATAAAACGGGCAAGCTGAAGCTAAAGAAACCCAAACAACTGCAG GAAGTTCTGGACATTACCAGGACACTTTTGGCAGACATAGGACAGCATACTGACTGTGAAATAGAGGAGAAGTCGTCCAAGCTTGAACAACTTAAGACTGTTCTAGAAAT GTATGGCCATTTCTCTGGAATCAATAGGAAAGTGCAGCTAACATACCTTCCTCATGGGCAACCTAAAACATCCAGCGAGGAAGAAG ATACTCGGAAGGAGAGCCCCTCTATACTGCTGGTGCTGAAGTGGGGAGGAGAGCTGACTCCAGCTGGCAGAGTTCAGGCTGAAGAACTTGGCAGGGCTTTTCGCTGCATGTACCCTGGAGGCCAAG GGGATTATGCTGGTTTTCCTGGCTGCGGCCTGCTGAGGCTCCACAGCACCTACCGGCATGACCTCAAGATCTATGCCTCTGATGAGGGCAGGGTGCAAATGACTGCTGCTGCCTTTGCAAAG GGTCTCTTGGCACTGGAAGGGGAACTGACACCGATCCTGGTCCAGATGGTAAAGAGTGCAAATATGAACGGCCTGCTGGATAACGATATCGAATCCCTCAGCGGCTGTCAGCAGAGGGTTAAGGCTAGACTTCATGAGATCATGCAGAAAGACGAAATCTTCACAGAAGACGACTTTGACAGG CTGGCTCCAACATGCAGTAGCTCTCTGGTGAACTCTATGAAGGCTGTGGAGAATCCAGTTAGTATGTGTGATCAAGTCTACACCCTTGTCCAGAGCCTCACCTCACAGATCCGCAAAAGACTTGAAGACCCCAAATCAGCAG ATTTACAGCTGTACCACAGTGAGACACTGGAGATGATGCTGCAGCGCTGGTCTAAGTTAGAAAGGGACTTCCGCATGAAGAGTGGCCGCTATGACATCAGCAAGATTCCTGACATTTATGACTGTGTGAAGTATGACGTGCAGCACAACAGCTCTCTGGGCCTAGAGGACACATTGGAACTCTTCAAGCTCTCTCGAGAACTAGCCAACATTGTCATACCACAG GAGTACGGCATTAATAAGGTGGAGAAGTTGGATATTGCATATGCGTACTGTCTGCCTTTAGTGAAGAAGATTCAGCTTGACCTTCAGAGGACACACGAGGACGAGTCTGTTAACAAGCTGCATCCACT ATATTCACGTGGAGTGCTGTCACCAGGCAGGCATGTCCGCACTCGGCTGTATTTCACGAGTGAGAGTCATGTCCACTCCCTGCTTAGCATCTTTCGTTATGGTGGCCTGCTGGAT GAGGTGAAGGACCAGCAGTGGAAGAGAGCTATGGATTATCTGAGTGAAGTGACTGAGCTCAACTACATGACCCAGATCGTTATTATGCTCTATGAAGACAACAATAAG GACCCATCCTCTGAAGAGCGCTTCCATGTGGAACTGCATTTCAGCCCTGGGGTCAAAGTATCTGAGGAGGAGAGCGCTCCGATGGGATTTGGCTTCCGACCAGCCTCTGCTGAA aaTGATCAGAAGCAAACAGACCCTGGAAGTTTGGAAAATCTCATACGAGATGAGCCTGACCGCGCTTTGCCCCTTTTAGAGACCATCAGCTCCCAGAGGAAATCCCCTCTGATCCGGAATCGCAAGACTGGCTCCATGGAG gtCCTGTCAGAAAGCTCATCCTCTAAAGGGGGCAGCTATCGCCTCTTCCCCTCCTGCTCACGTCAGTCTCCAGAGATGAAGCAGAGCGGATTAG GGTCTCAGTGCGCTGGTCTCTTCAGCACCACCGTCCTGGGGGGCTCCTCTAGTGCCCCCAACCTTCAGGACTACGCACGCACACACCGCAAAAAATTCCCCTCGGGCAGTTTGACCTATAAAGACG AGTTGTTGTCTATGCCGGCAGTAAAGCGATTTTCTGTGTCGTTTGCAAAGCATCCGACTAATG AACCCCTGGAAGAGCACCAGGTAGCCCAGCTGCTGAGGCGCTTTTCCAACGACCCCAAAATTGGCCACCCGTTCTGTTTGGACAGTGCTTATGCCCACCACCTCCATCAGTGCTCCTACCATCTCCGCCTCTTCCGCAACTGGTTAATCTCTGGCCAGGACCCACTAGAGTACCTCTACG GTTTTGAAGGCTGCTCCATGGTGCCCTCCATCTACCCCCTGGAGACCCTCCATAACTCACTCTCACTCAAGCAAGTCAACGAGTTCCTGACGACTGTGTGTGAGAATGCAGGAGATTCCCACACCAGGACAACCAGAG CTCTCTCAGCTATGTTTGACTCCCAGAACCAGCCCACAGGGGACTCTTACATCCCTCATAGAGTGCTGTCCTCCTCTGTTTCACTGCGCCAGCGCTCTGATCGGCCGCCCTGGT ACAGCAGTGGTCCCTCCAGTACAGTGTCAAGCGCCGGCCCCTCGTCTCCCACGACGGCTGACACCTCCCCACGCTTCAGCTTCAGTGAGAAGATCACCCTCACCCCGCAGAGCAGTGAGGAGACCCACCCGGCCCCTCACAACAACAGCCACTGCGTGTCCTCCACGTCTGAAACCAGCCTCCCCTCCGAGGACCCCCACCCGTCAGTGCCATCCCCCATCCTGGAGAGACCCAGTCAAATAGCAGTGGACAGCACAGACTCTGCAGGCCAGTGTCTTACAGAGAGCCCCTTCTGTGATGAAGCGCCAAGTCCGGCCCCCGATGAGCCCAGCTCATCAGAGTCCTTCTGTAGGCTGTCCGACTCCCTGCCTGTGCTCCTGGAGCTCAGAGAGAGCAGCTCAGAGGCCGGCTCCAGTGCCCAGACCCCGCTCACCCCGGAGGAGCCCGATGAGTTCTTTGATACACAGGAAACACTGGACGTGTGGAGGGGAAGCCCGGGGACCCTCCCTCACCCCGGCACTCCTCTAGAAGTGGGATCTCCACATGTGCCTGAGCCGTGA
- the LOC127961674 gene encoding inositol hexakisphosphate and diphosphoinositol-pentakisphosphate kinase 2-like isoform X3, with product MSEPSSPGESQCGAPRFFVGCAEDESEGLDDYTSMRTDMELYEDDLEDDSPPERQIVVGICCMMKKSKSKPMTQILERLCKFEYITVVIFPEDVVLNEPVEKWPLCDCLISFHSKGFPLDKAASYVKLRNPLLINDLNMQYYIQDRREVYRILQEEGIDLPRYAVLNRDPDKPDECNLVEGEDQVEVNGEVFLKPFVEKPVSAEDHNVYIYYPTSAGGGSQRLFRKIGSRSSVYSPESCVRKTGSYIYEEFMPTDGTDVKVYTVGPDYAHAEARKSPALDGKVERDSEGKEIRYPVMLTAMEKLVARKVCLAFKQTVCGFDLLRANGHSYVCDVNGFSFVKNSMKYYDDCAKILGNIVMRELAPQFQIPWSIPTEAEDIPIVPTTSGTMMELRCVIAVIRHGDRTPKQKMKMEVRNPMFFELFEKYDGYKTGKLKLKKPKQLQEVLDITRTLLADIGQHTDCEIEEKSSKLEQLKTVLEMYGHFSGINRKVQLTYLPHGQPKTSSEEEDTRKESPSILLVLKWGGELTPAGRVQAEELGRAFRCMYPGGQGDYAGFPGCGLLRLHSTYRHDLKIYASDEGRVQMTAAAFAKGLLALEGELTPILVQMVKSANMNGLLDNDIESLSGCQQRVKARLHEIMQKDEIFTEDDFDRLAPTCSSSLVNSMKAVENPVSMCDQVYTLVQSLTSQIRKRLEDPKSADLQLYHSETLEMMLQRWSKLERDFRMKSGRYDISKIPDIYDCVKYDVQHNSSLGLEDTLELFKLSRELANIVIPQEYGINKVEKLDIAYAYCLPLVKKIQLDLQRTHEDESVNKLHPLYSRGVLSPGRHVRTRLYFTSESHVHSLLSIFRYGGLLDEVKDQQWKRAMDYLSEVTELNYMTQIVIMLYEDNNKDPSSEERFHVELHFSPGVKVSEEESAPMGFGFRPASAENDQKQTDPGSLENLIRDEPDRALPLLETISSQRKSPLIRNRKTGSMEVLSESSSSKGGSYRLFPSCSRQSPEMKQSGLGSQCAGLFSTTVLGGSSSAPNLQDYARTHRKKFPSGSLTYKDEPLEEHQVAQLLRRFSNDPKIGHPFCLDSAYAHHLHQCSYHLRLFRNWLISGQDPLEYLYGFEGCSMVPSIYPLETLHNSLSLKQVNEFLTTVCENAGDSHTRTTRALSAMFDSQNQPTGDSYIPHRVLSSSVSLRQRSDRPPWYSSGPSSTVSSAGPSSPTTADTSPRFSFSEKITLTPQSSEETHPAPHNNSHCVSSTSETSLPSEDPHPSVPSPILERPSQIAVDSTDSAGQCLTESPFCDEAPSPAPDEPSSSESFCRLSDSLPVLLELRESSSEAGSSAQTPLTPEEPDEFFDTQETLDVWRGSPGTLPHPGTPLEVGSPHVPEP from the exons ATGTCAGAGCCCAGCAGCCCCGGCGAGAGCCAGTGCGGCGCTCCCAGATTCTTCGTGGGCTGCGCGGAGGATGAGAGCGAAGGCCTGGACGACTACACCAGCATGAGGACAGACATGGAGCTGTACGAAGATGACCTGGAGGATGACTCG CCTCCAGAGCGTCAGATCGTGGTGGGGATTTGCTGTATGATGAAGAAATCCAAGTCCAAACCCATGACTCAGATCTTGGAGCGTCTTTGCAAGTTTGAGTACATCACAGTGGTCATCTTTCCAGAGGACGTCGTACTCAATGAGCCGGTGGAGAAGTGGCCACTCTGTGACTGCCTGATCTCATTTCACTCGAAAG GTTTCCCCTTGGATAAGGCAGCGAGTTATGTAAAACTGCGCAACCCACTGCTCATCAATGATCTGAATATGCAGTATTACATACAGGATAG GAGGGAAGTATATCGTATCCTGCAGGAGGAGGGGATAGATCTTCCACGCTACGCTGTGTTAAACCGTGACCCTGACAAACCTGATG AGTGTAACCTGGTTGAGGGAGAAGACCAAGTTGAAGTCAACGGTGAAGTCTTTCTAAAACCCTTTGTAGAGAAGCCAGTTTCTGCTGAGGACCATAATGTGTACATCTACTACCCAACTTCAGCTGGAGGAGGCAGCCAGCGTCTCTTTAGAAAG ATTGGGAGCAGAAGCAGTGTTTACTCTCCAGAGAGCTGTGTGAGGAAAACTGGCTCCTATATCTATGAAGAGTTCATGCCAACTGATGGCACAGATGTGAAG GTGTATACAGTAGGGCCAGACTACGCTCACGCAGAGGCTCGTAAGTCTCCTGCTCTCGACGGGAAAGTTGAGCGAGACAGCGAAGGCAAAGAAATCCGCTACCCAGTCATGCTCACTGCCATGGAGAAGCTTGTGGCCCGTAAAGTGTGTCTGGCATTCAAG CAAACAGTGTGTGGATTCGATCTTCTCCGAGCCAATGGCCACTCATATGTGTGTGATGTCAATGGATTCAGCTTCGTGAAGAATTCCATGAAGTACTATGATGACTGTGCTAAGATCCTGGG AAATATTGTGATGAGGGAGCTGGCTCCTCAGTTCCAGATCCCCTGGTCCATACCGACAGAGGCAGAGGACATTCCTATTGTACCCACTACATCAGGGACCAT GATGGAGCTTCGCTGTGTGATAGCTGTGATCCGTCATGGAGATCGTACACCAAAGCAGAAGATGAAGATGGAAGTGCGCAATCCCAT GTTCTTTGAGCTTTTTGAAAAATACGATGGGTATAAAACGGGCAAGCTGAAGCTAAAGAAACCCAAACAACTGCAG GAAGTTCTGGACATTACCAGGACACTTTTGGCAGACATAGGACAGCATACTGACTGTGAAATAGAGGAGAAGTCGTCCAAGCTTGAACAACTTAAGACTGTTCTAGAAAT GTATGGCCATTTCTCTGGAATCAATAGGAAAGTGCAGCTAACATACCTTCCTCATGGGCAACCTAAAACATCCAGCGAGGAAGAAG ATACTCGGAAGGAGAGCCCCTCTATACTGCTGGTGCTGAAGTGGGGAGGAGAGCTGACTCCAGCTGGCAGAGTTCAGGCTGAAGAACTTGGCAGGGCTTTTCGCTGCATGTACCCTGGAGGCCAAG GGGATTATGCTGGTTTTCCTGGCTGCGGCCTGCTGAGGCTCCACAGCACCTACCGGCATGACCTCAAGATCTATGCCTCTGATGAGGGCAGGGTGCAAATGACTGCTGCTGCCTTTGCAAAG GGTCTCTTGGCACTGGAAGGGGAACTGACACCGATCCTGGTCCAGATGGTAAAGAGTGCAAATATGAACGGCCTGCTGGATAACGATATCGAATCCCTCAGCGGCTGTCAGCAGAGGGTTAAGGCTAGACTTCATGAGATCATGCAGAAAGACGAAATCTTCACAGAAGACGACTTTGACAGG CTGGCTCCAACATGCAGTAGCTCTCTGGTGAACTCTATGAAGGCTGTGGAGAATCCAGTTAGTATGTGTGATCAAGTCTACACCCTTGTCCAGAGCCTCACCTCACAGATCCGCAAAAGACTTGAAGACCCCAAATCAGCAG ATTTACAGCTGTACCACAGTGAGACACTGGAGATGATGCTGCAGCGCTGGTCTAAGTTAGAAAGGGACTTCCGCATGAAGAGTGGCCGCTATGACATCAGCAAGATTCCTGACATTTATGACTGTGTGAAGTATGACGTGCAGCACAACAGCTCTCTGGGCCTAGAGGACACATTGGAACTCTTCAAGCTCTCTCGAGAACTAGCCAACATTGTCATACCACAG GAGTACGGCATTAATAAGGTGGAGAAGTTGGATATTGCATATGCGTACTGTCTGCCTTTAGTGAAGAAGATTCAGCTTGACCTTCAGAGGACACACGAGGACGAGTCTGTTAACAAGCTGCATCCACT ATATTCACGTGGAGTGCTGTCACCAGGCAGGCATGTCCGCACTCGGCTGTATTTCACGAGTGAGAGTCATGTCCACTCCCTGCTTAGCATCTTTCGTTATGGTGGCCTGCTGGAT GAGGTGAAGGACCAGCAGTGGAAGAGAGCTATGGATTATCTGAGTGAAGTGACTGAGCTCAACTACATGACCCAGATCGTTATTATGCTCTATGAAGACAACAATAAG GACCCATCCTCTGAAGAGCGCTTCCATGTGGAACTGCATTTCAGCCCTGGGGTCAAAGTATCTGAGGAGGAGAGCGCTCCGATGGGATTTGGCTTCCGACCAGCCTCTGCTGAA aaTGATCAGAAGCAAACAGACCCTGGAAGTTTGGAAAATCTCATACGAGATGAGCCTGACCGCGCTTTGCCCCTTTTAGAGACCATCAGCTCCCAGAGGAAATCCCCTCTGATCCGGAATCGCAAGACTGGCTCCATGGAG gtCCTGTCAGAAAGCTCATCCTCTAAAGGGGGCAGCTATCGCCTCTTCCCCTCCTGCTCACGTCAGTCTCCAGAGATGAAGCAGAGCGGATTAG GGTCTCAGTGCGCTGGTCTCTTCAGCACCACCGTCCTGGGGGGCTCCTCTAGTGCCCCCAACCTTCAGGACTACGCACGCACACACCGCAAAAAATTCCCCTCGGGCAGTTTGACCTATAAAGACG AACCCCTGGAAGAGCACCAGGTAGCCCAGCTGCTGAGGCGCTTTTCCAACGACCCCAAAATTGGCCACCCGTTCTGTTTGGACAGTGCTTATGCCCACCACCTCCATCAGTGCTCCTACCATCTCCGCCTCTTCCGCAACTGGTTAATCTCTGGCCAGGACCCACTAGAGTACCTCTACG GTTTTGAAGGCTGCTCCATGGTGCCCTCCATCTACCCCCTGGAGACCCTCCATAACTCACTCTCACTCAAGCAAGTCAACGAGTTCCTGACGACTGTGTGTGAGAATGCAGGAGATTCCCACACCAGGACAACCAGAG CTCTCTCAGCTATGTTTGACTCCCAGAACCAGCCCACAGGGGACTCTTACATCCCTCATAGAGTGCTGTCCTCCTCTGTTTCACTGCGCCAGCGCTCTGATCGGCCGCCCTGGT ACAGCAGTGGTCCCTCCAGTACAGTGTCAAGCGCCGGCCCCTCGTCTCCCACGACGGCTGACACCTCCCCACGCTTCAGCTTCAGTGAGAAGATCACCCTCACCCCGCAGAGCAGTGAGGAGACCCACCCGGCCCCTCACAACAACAGCCACTGCGTGTCCTCCACGTCTGAAACCAGCCTCCCCTCCGAGGACCCCCACCCGTCAGTGCCATCCCCCATCCTGGAGAGACCCAGTCAAATAGCAGTGGACAGCACAGACTCTGCAGGCCAGTGTCTTACAGAGAGCCCCTTCTGTGATGAAGCGCCAAGTCCGGCCCCCGATGAGCCCAGCTCATCAGAGTCCTTCTGTAGGCTGTCCGACTCCCTGCCTGTGCTCCTGGAGCTCAGAGAGAGCAGCTCAGAGGCCGGCTCCAGTGCCCAGACCCCGCTCACCCCGGAGGAGCCCGATGAGTTCTTTGATACACAGGAAACACTGGACGTGTGGAGGGGAAGCCCGGGGACCCTCCCTCACCCCGGCACTCCTCTAGAAGTGGGATCTCCACATGTGCCTGAGCCGTGA